One window of Plasmodium falciparum 3D7 genome assembly, chromosome: 7 genomic DNA carries:
- a CDS encoding Cg2 protein: MMESDEHDEYKDYKCVSYGLLLKKIAKRAINDWFFFCERVDNDSGENFDYLRSALIQYCRHMRECFLKILELDKFRERYKEMNDLIKYILESKQTYEELKTKYNYDIYLTKLKTIPLQINENNILCAIDVLATKRYTRFPLLFKEILKNPNECFLPTLNKYQMNILKKRIIDGFLINYYISNIPKKKVDFIFSRGILDLEIINEVRISLISDFLNVKILDVDILFLDTMNLGKSHNLVLSNLINYHLLQKQQQCYSNYITSQEEINEKMDISTGHMKNMEGAKMFEGDLPPCADMNEDQHVYDKMSDEKYNGSNKSYGINKSYGINKSYGSNKSYGINKSYGSNKSYGSNKSYGINKSYGSNKSYGSNKSYGNNKSYGNNNSYDSDDSHDSDDSRDSDNSHHGDDKNNDLDNFINNILKKEINKERGRYPKNDSIEKHYLENVCTKKVQLQLSDIFYEIYKISHFYCSIQILEFYKGCINQYNSYNYKKKKIQLYKLYKNNNIEYTPSCYNYTLNDNDGILHLDIQLYDMDLTDSIIYTYFKKRKKNASIFINEKNKNKIILKFILNNLNGNIQVFMWPFSYFSNKKKKKKKNIIFKNILSYYEYVICFFMKKKIKNILSYNPYYIHIESWYNKIGYCIVFFLFSILKIFCTCDDDTTLLISRKHVYYLSDSLEKSEYSYKTGVINIHDLLLDYFFDLHFIKDELKCQDTNGNIKYDQMNDHVKNDHTNYYQNNNIFNLLTLIKLKKENENSYILRYTFYNQKIDLFINMINEKLVFKCHWDSDIFINMISLSYNLKLIIYILYLLKYYSSYIYIYNFLKERFQVRPGKIENFVFNKKDLYPNVFFHKLMLYYFLKKSDYSSNLVITKFLEEFFSYIDFYFYIYSGEENNLETQLKRELKRGEIINNIVNDHYDNMNDQGGNMNDHYDNMNNHDDNMNNPDDNMNNHDDNMNNHDDNMNNHDDNMNKHTNYLNDKDNYNSKGTFPENTFDDKKNCSYQKNFVSVFYFTIYVNKNTPLLLCLLIERGYIFCTYIIITFENMKKKSMETQNGGGKYEEDMNSTFKKNNSFIIPLIHKKYFLSSHIHLYFDSLKDVIDNNSNMFINLYNILKVNFYCPLFSDGFDFSTHIMMNGKKSGKKNEMKNLRGTNMEKAEEKRYVENIINNDSHSNVHGDDHNNVHGDSHNNVHGDDHNNVHGDSHSNKPCYIYQFFDKQNYLNFIKQKKKCALDLQYYINKRKNANYYEYPENYINNYILHLYTSFNKKYAMKNEQDMNKDDKNNELMIYLLIKIHSSGSLFFKIPIKGKRYMKINNLDVIKNRELFIYHKCLVINMKLEKKKKKKKYDNGKKNDDMNTICMIDQNKLLDNENKIKMNEIIDTNVMNKDICSNMVDDEKNEQDTSNNTITSNEGKINNWVLIKKMYILLNDESTKLNILDIFSCIIKSCYTFDFSNELYYLENKILCSNFVVRNSHISNIDIVYYSNYNKDITCSISLNFLNNEYDNNNNNNIKNELPKSNEMIQKEEILNNNHNTFKQKNRNDMTTPFSTCNDILKNLLFIDISFNNPIDCINNIFIKEKNNLYLYLEKKKSIYNLLKLICLTYEFHHNFYILINKTNEHLRKTHFLNIMDPSMLFDIQYENLFTINLICKDLYIYNNNNNNNNNNNNLCLCILLHPEYYSQIIIIPYLTCYNNKNVRNDVSFKKKNYFFKNFKYDDHLRNKQQNYNGSFLNIQRDHSKGVLERDGKITRDDLLSSFSVQTYTSLNNQNVFIDNMDEEDLFIYLFLNYCNLINFNITNNNVSQNYNDKISDLNKTKNKNEERSFWSSSLKKLLTKFDEEIFSTNDLRVFEEYEMFISNIKYILKMKNKIISSEVFFFSPYFLPTVLYNLFEFLRTLGVWLTLLGRLKNDYTDINLRNDRNICNVFQYITAKKNSKSWDNQPNPEVKNMNTDENNTTTTKKKKDDNDNQNDDIYIHLIWNIYNVRTLYTERLNNDRKISNAKRKYETFHTNMDDIFNDDNNCINIINVEDNKEENIKDLKYKKLKTNEVEKVDNEFIQVTDNNIIEINPKKKTSTQNEEQHNINTINENGNMYTYSLINSTLTLNNIHMKRWKYLINTYCFNNYIMFFQTTQNKYLLNRRLIKKAFFLRSLKFDDFNDIKSYYKKVKEINYCDNNHKNNKMDTAQQYIHYLKEDQKEKELINFDHIINYMSDNIWVSQIHYLTHGISLYFENVGEEVDEEDAWFYCLQKKKKINGDDNKMNGDNKMNGDNKMNGDNKMNGDNKMNGDNKMNGDNKMNGDNKMNGDNKMNGDNKMNGDNKMNGDNKMNGDNKMNGDDNKINGDDNKNCDDNKNCDDNKNCDDNKNCDDNKINCDGEVCGEEYSRKLLILYKDNILKENCEINCSLNIIYKYIRIWLLRLKLQDVDVFFCILNEVINDKKKICEFSSLVFNSVLSYYEHLDFWLSKNTDVLCSPFIETQFTLREEKDVINDSINNVEKSDLFLKYKKNKNKEIKYNDKKFIEIIIPFIIKEKGEEKNLHMDNILKYNKNDIKIDYNDMNNSMDIIKNEDDKEYLSNYINNNIKNIKNIKNNNDVQNSNMNSNYKNIDINMLNALNCSVINYNNIKINYKIWRYMPCPFKIISYNKNKLDILKKNNDSIILSFQISSLPVKNLKDVYINNEPFIKFLVTNHIDLNVAHERVMNILQKYNLKPNYSLVATQTILHISTFELLLNANQKKE, from the coding sequence ATGATGGAATCTGATGAGCATGATGAATACAAAGATTACAAATGTGTAAGTTATGGGcttcttttaaaaaagataGCTAAGAGGGCGATCAATgattggttttttttttgtgagaGGGTAGATAATGATAGCGGAGAAAACTTTGATTATTTACGAAGTGCATTAATACAATATTGTAGACATATGCGAGaatgttttttaaaaatattagaatTAGATAAATTTCGAGAGAGGTATAAAGAAATGAatgatttaattaaatatattttggaaAGTAAACAAACGTATGAAGAACTGAAAactaaatataattatgatatatatttaaccaAGTTAAAAACAATTCCTCTACagataaatgaaaataatatattatgtgctATAGATGTTTTAGCAACAAAAAGATATACTAGATttccattattatttaaagagattttaaaaaatccGAATGAATGTTTTTTACctacattaaataaatatcaaatgaatattttgaaaaaaagaataatagatggatttttaattaattattatatatctaacataccaaaaaaaaaagtggatTTTATTTTCTCCCGTGGTATATTAGAtttagaaataataaatgaagtTAGGATATCTCTGATTAGTGACtttttaaatgtaaaaatattagaTGTCGACATATTATTTCTGGACACTATGAATTTGGGTAAATCGCACAATCTTGTATTAAGCAACCTGATAAATTATCATCTGCTTCAAAAGCAGCAACAGTGTTATAGTAATTATATAACCTCTCAGGAGgaaattaatgaaaaaatggaTATTTCAACAGGGCACATGAAAAACATGGAAGGAGCAAAAATGTTTGAGGGGGATCTTCCTCCGTGTGCCGACATGAATGAGGACCAACATGTGTATGATAAAATGAGTGATGAGAAATATAATGGTAGTAATAAATCGTATGGAATTAATAAATCGTATGGAATTAATAAATCGTATGGTAGTAATAAATCGTATGGaattaataaatcatatggtagtaataaatcatatggtagtaataaatcatatggaattaataaatcatatggtagtaataaatcatatggtagtaataaatcatatggtaataataaatcatatggtaataataattcctATGATAGCGATGATTCTCATGATAGCGATGATTCTCGTGATAGCGATAATTCCCATCATGGTGATGATAAGAATAACGATTtagataattttataaataatattcttaaaaaagaaataaataaagaaagagGTCGTTACCCCAAAAATGATAGTATTGAAAAACATTATTTAGAAAATGTATGTACGAAAAAAGTACAGCTACAACTTagtgatatattttatgaaatatataagattAGTCATTTTTATTGTAGCATTCAAATTTTAGAATTTTACAAAGGTTGTATAAATCaatataattcttataattataaaaaaaaaaaaattcaattatataaattatataaaaataataatattgaataTACTCCATCTTGTTATAATTACACATTAAACGACAATGATGGTATTTTACATTTGGATATCCAATTATATGATATGGACTTAACGgattctattatatatacatattttaaaaaaaggaaaaaaaatgcatccatttttataaatgaaaagaataaaaataaaattattttaaaatttattttgaataatttGAATGGAAATATTCAAGTTTTTATGTGGCCATTTAGTTAtttttctaataaaaaaaaaaaaaaaaaaaaaaatattatttttaaaaatattttatcttattatgaatatgtaatatgtttttttatgaagaaaaaaataaaaaatattttatcttataatccttattatattcatatagaAAGTTGGTATAACAAAATTGGATATTGTAttgtattctttttattttctatactGAAAATTTTTTGTACTTGTGATGATGATACGACTCTACTCATATCTAGGAAGCacgtatattatttaagtGATTCCTTAGAAAAAAGTGAGTATTCTTATAAGACAGGTGTTATAAACATACATGATTTATTGTtggattatttttttgatctTCATTTTATAAAGGATGAGTTGAAATGTCAAGATACAAatggaaatattaaatatgacCAAATGAATGACCATGTGAAAAATGACCATACcaattattatcaaaataataatatatttaatttgcTAACATTAATTAAGTTgaagaaagaaaatgaaaactcatatatattaagatatacattttataatcaaaaaattgatttatttataaatatgataaatgaaAAGTTAGTATTCAAATGTCACTGGGATAGTGAtatctttataaatatgattagTTTgtcttataatttaaaattgattatatatattttatatttattgaaatattattcttcttatatttatatatataattttttaaaagaacgATTTCAAGTAAGACCTGGTAAAATcgaaaattttgtttttaataaaaaggattTATATCcaaatgttttttttcacaaattaatgttatattattttttaaagaaatcGGACTATTCATCTAATCTGGTTATCACAAAATTTCTGGAGGAATTTTTTTCGTATattgatttttatttttatatttattcggGTGAGGAAAATAATCTGGAGACACAACTAAAAAGGGAATTGAAAAGGggggaaataataaataatattgtgAATGatcattatgataatatgaatgatcaAGGTGGTAATATGAATGatcattatgataatatgaataaccatgatgataatatgaataacccagatgataatatgaataaccatgatgataatatgaataatcatgatgataatatgaataaccatgatgataatatgaataaacatacaaattatttgaatgacaaagataattataatagtaaAGGAACCTTTCCAGAAAATACTTTCGATGATAAAAAGAATTGTTCttatcaaaaaaattttgtatccgttttttattttacaatatatgtaaataaaaatacgcCCTTATTATTATGCTTATTAATAGAAAGAGgctatatattttgtacatatattattattacatttgaaaatatgaaaaaaaaaagtatggAAACACAAAATGGAGGAGGTAAATATGAAGAAGATATGAATagtacatttaaaaaaaataatagtttTATAATACCCttaattcataaaaaatattttctttcctcacacatacatttatattttgacaGTTTGAAAGATGTGATTGATAATAATtctaatatgtttattaatttatataatatattaaaagttaATTTTTACTGTCCCTTATTTTCGGATGGCTTCGATTTTTCCACGCATATAATGATGAATGGAAAGAAGagtggaaaaaaaaatgaaatgaagaATTTGAGAGGAACTAATATGGAAAAGGCTGAAGAGAAAAGATATGTAgagaatattattaataatgatagtcATAGTAATGTTCATGGggatgatcataataatgtTCATGGGGATAGTCATAATAATGTTCATGGggatgatcataataatgtTCATGGGGATAGTCATAGTAATAAACCTTGTTATATATACCAATTCTTTGATAAACAAAATTATCTTAATTTCAttaaacaaaagaaaaaatgtgcCCTAGatttacaatattatataaataaaaggaaaaatgcaaattattatgaatatccAGAAAACTATatcaataattatattttacatttatatacatcATTCAATAAAAAGTATGCTATGAAGAATGAACAGGACATGAACAAGGACGATAAAAATAACGAATTGATGATTTaccttttaataaaaatccATAGTAGTGgttctcttttttttaaaataccaataaaaggaaaaaggtatatgaaaataaataatttggatgtgataaaaaatagggagttatttatatatcataaatgtttagttataaatatgaaacttgaaaaaaaaaaaaaaaaaaaaaaatatgacaatgggaaaaaaaatgatgatatgaaTACTATATGTATGATAGATCAAAATAAATTACTTGACAatgagaataaaataaaaatgaatgaaaTTATAGACACAAATGTGATgaataaagatatatgttCTAATATGGTTGATGATGAGAAGAATGAACAGGATACATCAAATAATACAATAACATCGAATGAaggtaaaataaataattgggttttaataaaaaaaatgtatatattattaaatgatgaaagtacaaaattaaatattttagatatattttcatgtattataaaaagttGTTATACTTTCGATTTTTCAAACGAGCTTTattatttagaaaataaaatactgTGTTCTAATTTTGTCGTAAGAAATAGTCATATATCAAATATTGATATTGTCTATTAttctaattataataaagatataacaTGTTCCATAAGTTTAAATTTTCTGAATAATGAatatgacaataataataataataatataaaaaatgaattgcCTAAAAGCAATGAAATGAtacaaaaagaagaaatattaaataataaccataatacatttaaacaaaaaaatagaaatgatATGACAACACCTTTTTCTACGTGTAATGACATTTTaaagaatttattatttatcgatatatcttttaataatcCAATTGATTGTAtaaataacatttttattaaagaaaaaaataatttatatttatatttagaaaagaagaaaagtatatataatttattaaaattaatatgtttAACATATGAATTccatcataatttttatattttaataaataaaacaaatgaacATTTAAGAAAAAcccattttttaaatattatggaTCCTTCCATGTTATTCGATATAcaatatgaaaatttatttacaATAAATTTGATATGtaaagatttatatatatataataataataataataataataataataataataatttatgtttatgtattttattacatCCTGAATACTATTCTCAAATTATAATCATACCGTATTTAacttgttataataataaaaatgttagaAATGATGTGagcttcaaaaaaaaaaattatttttttaaaaattttaaatatgacGATCATCTCAGAAATAAAcaacaaaattataatggTTCATTTTTGAATATCCAAAGAGATCATTCAAAAGGAGTATTAGAAAGGGATGGCAAAATAACACGAGatgatttattatcatctttttcTGTTCAAACATATACATCATTGAATAATcaaaatgtatttattgATAATATGGATGAAGaagatttatttatttatttatttttaaactaTTGTAatctaataaattttaatataactaataataatgtgtcacaaaattataatgataagatatccgatttaaataaaacaaaaaataaaaatgaagaacgTTCTTTTTGGTCTTCTTCCCTTAAAAAGTTACTTACCAAATTTGATGAGGAAATATTTTCAACAAATGATTTGAGAGTTTTTGAAGAATATGAGATGTTTATTTCAaatataaagtatatattaaaaatgaaaaacaagATAATATCATCAgaagtattttttttctctccaTATTTTCTTCCTACCGTATTATACAATCTATTTGAATTTTTAAGGACCCTAGGAGTGTGGTTAACATTACTAGGTCGACTAAAAAATGATTACACGGATATTAACTTAAGAAATGatagaaatatatgtaaCGTATTTCAATATATCACAGCTAAAAAGAATAGTAAGTCTTGGGATAATCAACCGAATCCTGAggtgaaaaatatgaatacagatgaaaataataccacaacaacaaaaaaaaaaaaagatgataatgataatcaaaatgacgatatttatatacatcttATATGgaacatatataatgttaGAACATTATATACAGAAAGGTTAAATAATGATAGAAAGATAAGTAATGCCAAGAGAAAATATGAAACTTTTCATACTAATATGGATGATATttttaatgatgataataattgtataaatataataaatgtagaAGATAATAAGGAAGAAAACATAAAAGATTTgaagtataaaaaattaaaaacaaatgaaGTTGAAAAAGTTGATAATGAGTTTATACAAGTaacagataataatataatagagataaatccaaaaaaaaaaacatctacacaaaatgaagaacaacataatataaatacaataaatGAGAATGgtaatatgtatacatattcaTTAATAAATAGTACACTTACTTTGAATAACATACATATGAAAAGATGGAAATATCTTATAAACACTTattgttttaataattatataatgttttttcAAACAACACAAAATAAGTATCTTCTTAATAGAAGGTTGATAAAAAAAgccttttttttaagaagTTTAAAATTTGATGattttaatgatataaaatcttACTATAAGAAGGTAAAGGAAATTAATTATTgtgataataatcataagaataataaaatggataCTGCACaacaatatatacattatttaaaagaggatcaaaaagaaaaggagcttataaattttgatcatattattaattatatgtcTGATAATATATGGGTTTCTCAAATACATTATTTGACACATGGTATTAGCTTATACTTTGAAAATGTGGGCGAAGAGGTTGATGAGGAGGATGCCTGGTTTTACTgtcttcaaaaaaaaaaaaaaataaatggtgatgataataaaatgaatggtgataataaaatgaatggtgataataaaatgaatggtgataataaaatgaatggtgataataaaatgaatggtgataataaaatgaatggtgataataaaatgaatggtgataataaaatgaatggtgataataaaatgaatggtgataataaaatgaatggtgataataaaatgaatggtgataataaaatgaatggtgataataaaatgaatggtgatgataataaaataaatggtgatgataataaaaattgtgatgataataaaaattgtgatgataataaaaattgtgatgataataaaaattgtgatgataataaaattaattgtGATGGTGAGGTGTGTGGGGAGGAGTATTCAAGAAAACTtttgattttatataaagataatattttaaaagaaaactGTGAAATAAATTGCTcattgaatataatatataaatatattagaatatGGTTATTAAGATTAAAGTTACAAGATGTagatgtttttttttgtatattgaATGAAGtaattaatgataaaaaaaagatttgTGAATTTTCGTCATTAGTTTTTAATTCTGTTTTATCTTATTACGAACATTTAGATTTTTGGTTATCTAAAAATACAGATGTTTTGTGTTCTCCTTTTATAGAGACCCAATTTACTTTGAGAGAAGAGAAAGATGTAATAAATGATAGTATAAATAATGTTGAAAAATCAgatttgtttttaaaatataaaaagaataaaaataaggaaataaaatataatgataaaaaatttattgaaataattattccatttataataaaagaaaaaggagaagagaaaaatttacatatggataatatattaaaatataataaaaatgatataaaaatagattataatgatatgaataattcgatggatataataaaaaatgaagatgataaagaatatttaagtaattatataaataataatattaaaaatattaaaaatattaaaaataataatgatgtacAAAATTCCAATATGAattcaaattataaaaatatagatataaatatgttaaatgCTTTAAATTGTTCtgttattaattataataatataaaaattaattataaaatatggaGATATATGCCTTGtccatttaaaataatatcatataataaaaataaattagatattttaaaaaaaaataatgatagtatCATTTTAAGCTTTCAAATTTCTTCCTTACctgtaaaaaatttaaaagacgtatatataaataatgagcCTTTTATTAAATTCCTTGTAACTAATCATATTGATTTAAATGTAGCCCATGAAAGagttatgaatattttacaaaaatataatttaaaaccAAACTATTCCTTAGTAGCTACACAAACAATTCTCCACATTTCAACATTTGAATTATTGCTCAACGCTAATCAAAAAAAGGAATGA